In a genomic window of Streptomyces sp. BHT-5-2:
- a CDS encoding RNA polymerase sigma-70 factor, producing the protein MSKVEEFEELRPLLFSIAYRILGSVAEAEDAVQETWLRFDAVSTRPASTRAFLSTAVTRIAIDVLRSARVRREEYVGPWFPEPLLNDPYQDPVRSAELTDSVSVAALLLLERLSPLERAVFVLRDAFGFGFDEVAAAVGRSEAACRQLLVRARRHMADRRPRFTADRQERRELAARFVGALREGDLDGLRELLAADVSMAGDGGGRAPQLARAVVGAENVARLLAAVFPWLARIEVTAEPREINGQPGALFHDRDGRVLHALTLDVLDGRIQDIRLVLNPDKLGHLGPVADAWAVDRELKQARRQGS; encoded by the coding sequence ATGAGCAAGGTCGAGGAGTTCGAGGAACTGCGGCCGCTGCTGTTCTCGATCGCCTACCGGATTCTGGGCAGTGTGGCCGAGGCCGAGGACGCGGTGCAGGAGACCTGGCTGCGCTTCGACGCCGTCTCGACCCGGCCCGCCTCGACCCGGGCCTTCCTGTCGACCGCGGTGACCCGGATCGCGATCGATGTGCTGCGCTCCGCACGGGTGCGGCGCGAGGAGTACGTCGGCCCGTGGTTCCCCGAACCGCTGTTGAACGATCCGTACCAGGACCCGGTGCGCTCGGCGGAGCTGACCGACTCGGTGTCGGTGGCGGCGCTGTTGCTGCTGGAGCGGCTCAGCCCGCTGGAGCGGGCGGTGTTCGTGCTGCGGGACGCCTTCGGCTTCGGGTTCGACGAGGTCGCCGCGGCGGTGGGGCGTTCGGAGGCGGCGTGCCGGCAGCTGCTGGTGCGCGCCCGGCGCCACATGGCGGACCGGCGGCCGCGGTTCACGGCGGACCGGCAGGAGCGCCGGGAGCTGGCGGCACGGTTCGTCGGCGCCCTCCGCGAGGGCGACCTCGACGGCCTCCGGGAACTGCTCGCCGCCGATGTGTCGATGGCCGGCGACGGCGGCGGCCGGGCCCCGCAGCTGGCCCGCGCCGTCGTCGGCGCCGAGAACGTGGCCCGGCTGCTGGCTGCCGTCTTCCCCTGGCTGGCCCGGATCGAGGTGACCGCCGAGCCGCGGGAGATCAACGGCCAGCCCGGCGCCCTCTTCCACGACCGGGACGGCAGGGTGCTGCACGCCCTGACCCTCGATGTCCTCGACGGCCGGATCCAGGACATCCGCTTGGTGCTCAATCCCGACAAGCTCGGCCACTTGGGGCCGGTCGCCGATGCCTGGGCCGTCGACCGGGAGCTGAAGCAGGCGCGACGGCAGGGTAGTTGA
- the trpS gene encoding tryptophan--tRNA ligase gives MDTTAPIADFDAPAAPTPAPASSSALPDASASEAVAADRLGASAARERTAVLEELIRTDPGQFRVLTGDRPTGRLHLGHYFGTLHNRVRLQNLGAELFVIIADYQVLTDRDVADNLTTYVEELVLDYLAIGVDPERSTIFTHSAVPALNQLLLPFLSLVSVAELNRNPTVKDEISHSRQSAVSGLMFTYPVHQAADILFCKADLVPVGQDQLPHLELTRTVARRFNDRYGNGSTVFPRPDALLSSAPLLLGTDGTKMSKSRGNALTLAADADETARLIKGAKTDAERHIGYDPATRPEVSSLLLLAALCQGRTPEQVAADIGSAGAAALKRTVTEAVNEYLAPIRARRRAYAQDRALLRRILREGNERANAVADATLAEVRTAMNSHY, from the coding sequence ATGGACACCACGGCCCCGATCGCGGACTTCGACGCCCCTGCCGCGCCCACTCCCGCCCCCGCCTCTTCCTCGGCCCTTCCGGATGCCTCGGCTTCCGAAGCTGTCGCGGCCGACCGGCTGGGGGCCTCGGCCGCGCGGGAACGCACCGCGGTGCTGGAGGAACTGATCCGTACCGACCCCGGGCAGTTCCGGGTCCTGACCGGCGACCGCCCCACCGGACGGCTGCACCTGGGCCACTACTTCGGCACGCTCCACAATCGGGTACGGCTGCAGAACCTGGGCGCGGAGCTGTTCGTGATCATCGCGGACTACCAGGTGCTCACCGACCGCGATGTGGCCGACAACCTGACCACGTACGTCGAGGAACTGGTCCTGGACTACCTCGCCATCGGCGTGGACCCGGAGCGCAGCACGATTTTCACGCACAGCGCCGTCCCCGCCCTCAACCAGCTGCTGCTGCCGTTCCTCAGCCTGGTCTCCGTCGCCGAACTCAACCGCAACCCCACCGTGAAGGACGAGATCAGCCACTCCCGCCAGTCGGCCGTCAGCGGCCTGATGTTCACCTATCCCGTCCACCAGGCCGCCGACATCCTCTTCTGCAAGGCCGATCTCGTCCCGGTCGGCCAGGACCAGCTTCCGCACCTCGAACTCACCCGCACCGTCGCGCGCCGCTTCAACGACCGCTACGGCAACGGCTCCACGGTCTTCCCCCGGCCCGACGCCCTGCTGTCGAGCGCGCCGCTGCTGCTCGGCACCGACGGCACCAAGATGAGCAAGAGCCGGGGCAACGCCCTCACCCTGGCCGCCGACGCCGATGAGACCGCCCGGCTGATCAAGGGGGCGAAGACCGACGCCGAGCGCCACATCGGCTACGACCCGGCCACCCGCCCCGAGGTGTCCTCACTGCTCCTCCTGGCGGCCCTCTGCCAGGGCCGGACCCCCGAGCAGGTCGCCGCCGACATCGGCTCCGCGGGCGCCGCCGCGCTGAAGCGGACCGTGACCGAGGCGGTCAACGAGTACCTGGCGCCGATCCGGGCCCGCCGCAGGGCGTACGCGCAGGACCGCGCCCTGCTCCGCCGGATCCTGCGCGAGGGCAACGAGCGGGCCAACGCCGTGGCCGACGCCACCCTCGCCGAGGTGCGCACCGCGATGAACAGCCACTACTGA